One candidate division WOR-3 bacterium DNA segment encodes these proteins:
- a CDS encoding DUF1848 domain-containing protein: MIVSASRRTDIPAFYTEWFFKRISEGKVQVRNPRNLNLVKEISLVPDNVDGFVFWTKNPSPMISSLSEIEKYAYYFQFTLNSYENDVEPNVAKKEERVGAFKKLSDLIGPDRIVWRYDPILLTKKYSVEWHVLSFEKTSNSLSGRTKKCVISFVDEYKKCENNLRSIGLIDFDERTIYELSAKLAEISEKSAMELTTCAESSDLSSLGIKRGKCVDAGLLEKISGRKVTGTKDRARREKCLCDTSVDIGVYGSCPAGCIYCYAGPCNEKVRNKFFEYDPNLPLLSF, encoded by the coding sequence TTGATTGTAAGCGCGAGCAGACGCACGGACATTCCTGCGTTTTATACCGAATGGTTTTTCAAAAGGATAAGCGAAGGCAAAGTACAGGTCAGGAATCCCAGGAATTTGAATCTTGTTAAGGAAATTTCTCTCGTTCCGGACAATGTCGACGGCTTTGTCTTCTGGACAAAAAATCCTTCACCGATGATCAGTAGTCTTTCAGAAATAGAAAAATACGCCTATTATTTTCAGTTTACTTTGAACTCATACGAAAATGATGTGGAACCTAACGTCGCGAAAAAAGAAGAGAGGGTGGGCGCTTTCAAAAAACTGTCGGATCTGATCGGTCCGGACAGAATCGTCTGGAGGTACGACCCTATACTTCTGACTAAAAAATATTCTGTGGAATGGCACGTTTTATCTTTTGAAAAAACCTCGAATTCTCTCAGTGGCCGGACGAAAAAGTGTGTCATAAGCTTTGTCGATGAGTACAAGAAATGTGAAAACAATCTGAGATCTATAGGTCTTATAGATTTTGACGAACGGACGATTTACGAATTGAGCGCCAAGCTTGCGGAAATTTCTGAAAAATCCGCTATGGAACTTACGACTTGTGCAGAGAGCTCAGATCTGTCCTCGCTAGGTATAAAAAGAGGAAAATGTGTAGACGCCGGTCTCCTGGAGAAAATATCGGGAAGAAAAGTTACCGGTACCAAAGACCGGGCTCGGAGGGAAAAATGCCTCTGCGACACGAGCGTGGACATCGGTGTTTACGGCTCCTGCCCGGCCGGATGCATATACTGCTACGCCGGCCCATGCAATGAAAAAGTACGGAACAAATTTTTTGAGTACGATCCAAATCTTCCGCTTCTTTCTTTTTAG
- a CDS encoding nucleotidyltransferase domain-containing protein has protein sequence MKKIQSFLLEKAKNECLPYLKGLPQFSSFENKLSFLIVGSVASGLCRKNSDIDIAVVSREKIFDEISKNTSWKEGKPSEVMIGEAQLHYYGITLEKIEQKLVELNDFYLYEYSNAIVLEDPSKNFTKKISVLTAVNPMVRKQRLEGKLDMLIRRNRAIKYSLELRDIMSVGKIVFEVMSLALKVIALLDDVSFDPRKRLFNTALKGKIGKSAEDEVRHLFGLIGQIGNLRTDSEFSKFSFPKEMNIFIGLLSHEAAAQGFQVGLEKPDMRFAER, from the coding sequence TTGAAAAAAATACAGTCCTTTCTTCTTGAAAAAGCAAAAAATGAATGTCTGCCGTATCTGAAAGGTTTGCCCCAGTTTTCTTCATTTGAAAATAAATTGTCATTTCTGATTGTAGGTTCAGTGGCCTCGGGTCTTTGCAGAAAAAATTCCGACATTGACATTGCTGTTGTCAGCAGAGAAAAGATATTCGATGAAATATCGAAAAATACCTCCTGGAAGGAAGGGAAACCTTCAGAAGTGATGATTGGAGAAGCTCAACTTCATTATTATGGTATAACGCTGGAGAAAATAGAACAAAAACTCGTGGAACTCAACGATTTTTATCTCTATGAATACAGCAATGCCATTGTTCTTGAAGATCCTTCGAAAAATTTCACAAAAAAGATATCAGTGCTGACTGCCGTTAATCCAATGGTCAGAAAACAGAGGCTTGAAGGAAAGCTCGATATGCTAATAAGGAGAAACAGAGCGATAAAGTATTCCCTTGAGTTGAGAGACATAATGAGTGTCGGAAAAATTGTTTTTGAGGTAATGTCATTGGCCCTGAAAGTTATAGCCCTGCTGGATGATGTTTCTTTTGATCCGAGAAAAAGACTTTTCAACACCGCTCTTAAAGGAAAAATCGGCAAATCGGCTGAGGATGAAGTAAGACATTTGTTCGGACTCATTGGTCAGATTGGAAATCTCAGGACTGATTCAGAATTTTCCAAATTCTCATTTCCTAAGGAAATGAATATATTCATTGGACTGTTGTCGCATGAGGCTGCTGCACAAGGTTTTCAAGTGGGGCTTGAAAAACCTGACATGCGTTTTGCTGAAAGATGA